Part of the Helicobacter bilis genome is shown below.
TACCCATTTATAAGCAAGATTCTATAAGCATTTTAATGCGTGCGGTTGATTTTAGTTTTATTGTGGAACACATGATGATAAATAATTCTATTATGTGTGAGCTTATTTCTCGTATAGAAAAAACACATAATAAGTTATTTTTTGAAGCGATTTTAGAAAGCATCGATGAATGCCAACTTAGTGCTTCTGGATTTAGTGAGTTTGAAACATACGGCAATTTTGTAGCTAGTCAATACGGCAATCAAGCACACTATATTACGCTAAGACAAGATAGAGCAGCAAAATCAATAATAAGCATAAACCCAACACATAAGCAACTAGAATGGTATAGTAAATACTATGATACATGTTGTATAGAAACTTGGATTGAAGAAAGCTTTATAGGTAAATTAACAAAATATGCAGTATTTAGAAGTATATCACCTTACGCATGGCATAAGATTCTAAGTGCTAAAAGAGAACCGAATATTTTTAGAAAAAAGCTAAAAGCAAAATTAAAGAATCTGGTATGCAAAAAGTAAATCTCAACCCCAAAGCAATAGCACCACTCAAACAAATTTAACTTATATGTGATAAGGTAGAATCTATTTTAGACTATTTTTTTGAAAATATTGTTCTCAAAAAATATGGGCTTTACAAGTATAATTATATTGTATCACACAAAGCGTTTTTTGTGTCCAATTAAGATTCCATTGTATAAGCACTTAAGTTTTTAAAACTCATCGCAGTATGGAAAATAATTCTTGCGTTTCTTTGACGAGAGTGAGTCGGTGGACATTGCCTTTATGAATCCACCTTAGCTACCACAATATATTTGAGAATCTACATTTATTTATCACTCATTGCCCACATCACAACCGCACCTTGCATTTCATTTTCATAATCTTCTTGTATCTCAACAAAGGGGAGTTTATATTGTTTGCATTGCGCTTTTAACGCACTATGCTCTTTTATAAGCTGCTCTTTACTAGCCACATAAGATTCCTTGCGTTTTTCTATGGTATTTTCTTTGAGTTTTATTGTGTGATAATGTTTTAAAATATATTGCTTTGAAAAGATAAGAAAAAGCACTTTTATAGATGCAAAGGGCTTAGAATCTAGCAAGTTTCGCACATGTTTGGGCTCTAAACTTACGCCCTCTAGTATGAGATTTTGCTCATTTTCTATGCAAGTTTCAATAATGCCAACTACGATATTCCATAAAAATGCGGTGATTTTAGAATCTTCCTCCACACTAAAAGGTGGATTTTCTAGTCCTTTTATAAAGCCCATTTTTAAATGATCTAAACTCATATAAGGATAATGATAGATTTCAAGCAACCTTTGTGCCAAAAGCATTTTGCCTGTATAGCTTTCCCCACCGATTAGAATTATCATAGTTTTGCCTTTCTGTTTTTTGCATATTTTCTTGCATTATAGTATGAAAATTTCTCACAAAAGGACACAAATGCTAACCAAACTCGCACTTATCAGCCTAGGTGGTGGTATAGGGGTGGCGTTACGCTTTTATATAGGCTATAGTGTTGTATCTATTTTGCCAAGTCAATATCTGCATTATAGTTTCATAGCGACATTTTGTATCAATATGTTGGCGTGTTTTGGCATAGGGCTATGTGTGGCGATGATAAAGGGGCAAGATTCACTCTTATTTGTGTTTCTTACTATCGGTTTGCTTGGGGGATTTAGCACATTTTTACCTTTAGCCTAGAAGTGCTAAAACTCCTGCAAAATCATTGTATCCTTACCGCAATGCTTTATATGCTACTCTCCAATGTATGTGGAATCTTATGCGTGTATTTAGGCTATGTGTTTAAGGGCTAGATTCTACAAAGATTTAAGATTCTAGCCTTTCACATACTTTTGCAAATGTGTTTATACTTGCTTATATTGCTTTGGATTTGCATCAAAGCAAACTTCACTCAAACATCTCTTTTAAAGCATTAAGCAATTATCTTTTCAAAGTTGTGCCGATTTCTCTTTCATTGAGCCATTTTATCGTGTCTGGATTGGCGTGATCAAGCATTCTATGCGGTGTGTCAAGCTTGGCTATCTTAAGCAAATCCGCTCTATCTAACGAAAAATCAAAAATATTAAAATTTTCTCTCATATGGGCTATATTTTTACTAGCTGGTATGGTTACAATGCCTCTTTGGACTATCCATCTTAGAATCACTTGTGCGGGAGTTTTGTTGTGTTTGCTGCCTATTTCACACAAGGTTTTATCCTGCAATATATTATCTCGTGCTTGTTTTAGAGGACTCCACGCTTCCATTTGCACTCCAAGTTTTTGGCAAAATCGCTGGGCTTGTATCTGCTGAAAATGCGGGTGGCACTCTATTTGATTTACAGCGGGGGTGATTTCAAAATTTTGCACAAAATCCATTAGTCTAGCATTGCTAAAGTTACTCACGCCAATAGCCCTAACTCTCTTTTGCTTATAAAGCTTACTCATCGCCCTATACGCACCATAAGTATCATTTATAGGCTGGTGGATAAGATATAAATCCGCATAATCAATTTGCAATTTCTTTAAGCTTTCATTATAGGCTTTTCCTGCCTTATCCTCTGTCGCATAGGCTTTAAAAAGCTTAGAAGTGATAAAAAGCTCTTCCCTTTTAATCCCGCTAGATTTAACCGCTTACCCCCACGCTAGATTCATTGCCATAACTTTGTGCGGTATCAAAAAGTCTAAATCCCACTTCTAATGCTTGTTCTACATATTTTTGTGTTTCTTTTTGATTGCCTAATTTGAGTGTGCCAAACCCAAGAATTGGCATAAAGATTCCATTGTTTAGATTCCATATTAGGTGTGTATAATATCACTTACCAACGCAAAATTGTGAAAACATAGAATCTAGCATATCTTCTACATCATAGGGCTTTGTCATAGAGCCTAGTGATTGCAAACTCTGGTGTAATTCAAAACTTGCAAGTTCTAGTGATCCACTTATCAGCAATTCCTTTGCAATGCTAAGATTTTTGCACGCAGATTCTAAAAGATTGCTTTGTGTGGCATTTGTCAGCACAAAGGTATTATTATCAATCTCCATAGTTAAAAAGTTGGCAATTTTCTCTTTTAATAGTCTTGCATTATTCTCATCTTTTGTATTTAGAGTGATTGTTTGAAAGGGTGTAAAATCATGGGTATTTTGCTTAGCTAAATCATTTTTATTTAGCACGATTAAAACAGACTTATTACTGCATTCGCTTTTTAAAAAGTCTAGTATTTCGAAATCTTCCTTACTCATAGGTTTTGAAATATCAAATACACAAAGGATTATCTCACTCTCTCTTGCACTCTTCATGCTTTTTTCTATCCCCTGCATTTCAATAGAATCTGTGCTTGTGTGTATGCCGGCAGTATCAGTGAGTGAGACTAGATTCCCACAAATATCAAGCATGGCTGTAATGGTATCCCTTGTCGTCCCAGCTATATCGCTTACAATCGCCCTATCTTGCATTAATAAGAGATTAAGCAAAGAGCTTTTACCAACATTTGGTTTTCCTATGATACAAAGCTTTATATCTTGCAACTTTTGATAATGCCTGCTTGAATCAAGTATAGCTTGGAATCTCGCTTGTATTGAAAGCAGGGTAGAAACGCTTTTAGATAATATATCTTTGTCTAAGTCCTCTTCACTATAATCGATATTCACTTCAATTTGTGCGATAATGTTTAATATCTCTTGCCGCACAGATTCTAACATTTCACTTAGTTTGCCATCCATATTTCTTGTTAAAAGCTTTGTTAGGTTTGTATTTGTGTTGTTTATTAGGGCAAGTGTTGCTTCCAACTCTACTAAATCAAGCTTATTATTACGCAATGCTCGCATACTAAATTCACCAGCTTTAGCCAAAGTCGCACCAAAGGCTAAACATGCTTTCAGAATCTCATTTGCCACTAAAATGCCGCCATGACTTTGAAACTCCACAATGTCTTCACCTGTAAAACTTTTTGGGGATTTAAAATAAATCACAATGGCTTTATCTAACATTTCGCCTTTTTCATTATAGATTCTATGAAGTGTGGCTTTTCTGGGGATTAATAGATTTTCTAAAGCATCTTTTTTAAGCAATTTTGAAGCAATATGCAAGGCTTCATCTCCGCTAAGGCGGATAATGCTAATAGCACTTTTTGCAAGCGCACTAGATATAGCTACAATTGTATTCATTAATATTTAGGAAGATTCCCAAAGCCATGTATATTGTTTCGCATATTATTGTTGCTTATAAATTCGCTAATGCTGATATATTTTTCCCCATCGGCATTTTCTCTAAAAACAATATATTTATTTGGCAGGGCATCGCGTAACATTTTTAATGCAATGTGTGTTAGGACACCATCTAGTGGCTTTGTCTGTGCTTTACCATTTACTTTTGCACTCTCAATGATAGGACCAAGATAAGCTCTCATCATCTCTTCTTGATTCTTTAGAAATTGTGCTATCTCAAGTCGCACACCTAAACCATAACAAGTATGAATCCAGTTAAAAAGCAAATAGCTAAGAGACTTGTAACGATAGCCTTTCTGCCCGATAAGTAAAGCTGCATCAAGCCCATCAATAAGAATGAAAAGCGTATGATCATCATAAGGTTCTACATGGATTTTATTAAGCTTTAGTGGCAAGTAAGAAAGCAGTTCAGTAAGCTCATCTTGGACTTCTTTACAAATAGATTCTATATCCTTTTTTTGCTCTGCATTACTTTGTGTGCTATCCTGCCACGCTACATTAGAATCTTTATCATAAAATGTAGAATCAAAATCGCCTTGCACCCTCTCATCAATAGACTTTTTATGTGGTATGGAAGTATTTTGCTTTATTTCTTTTGTGTTTGCATGAGTTTGTGTGGGCTTAGAATCTGTTATGCTAGATTCTGCTGCTTTGGTGTCTGTCGTTTTGGGTTTTGTTATTTGAGATTCTAATATTTGGCTTTCTCTTGTTTTAAACTCTTGGGCTTTACTCTCTTGTGGTCCTTTATTTAGCGTGTCGGCTTTAAACTCATTTGCATAAGATTTAGTGTTATTGTCTTTATTTGTCTGTAAATCTTTGGCTATGAAAGTGTGCTTTGTCGGTGTTTCATCACTTTCATCACTATCTTTACTTTCTTTACTTGTGTATTCTTTGGCATTCAAGTCTGTTTGATTATTGCTTTCCATGTTTTCAATATGTTTATTATTTGATAAGCTATTGTCGCTAGTATTGATTTTAGAATCTTTAGAATCTATTGCAGAAATTGTTGCAGAAGATTCTTTTGTGTCTTGTGTTGTTTCGGTGTTGAGTGAAGTTGTGCTATTCATACTATCTATATTTGTTTCAAGTGGCTTTGTAGATTCTGTATTTGCGGTATTGATATTATGTTTTTTTGTGGCAACGATGATTGCTTCTTTTTTCAAGAATCCTAGAAATCCACTACTTGGATTCTGAATAACTTCATATTCTATTTGTGTCAATGAGCAGTCAAAATGCTTTGTAGCTTCTATCAATGCAGCATCAAGCGTGTTTGCACTAAATCTTTTCATTTATAAATTCCTTAATATTTGTTATTTCATTTACCATATTGTAACATATTATTGCCTATTTTTTGTTTTATGTGTATGTTTTTTGTGGGTATGCTCTTCAATCTCTTTTTGCCTTTTAGATTCTAGCATTTTATTAATAGCAAGTTGCTGGATAATAGAAATAAGGTTATTAATCGTCCAATAAAGTATAAGCCCTGCTGGAAAGGTGATTAAAAAGAATGTAAAAATAACAGGTAGCCATTTAAACACTTTTTCTTGCATAGGGTCTGTAAAGGTTGTGGGCGTAAGGGCTTGTTGTAAATACATAGAAAGTCCCATAAGCAAAGGCAATACAAAATAAGGATCCATAACACTTAAGTCGTGTATCCACCACATAAGCGGTGCGTTTTTAAGCTCAACTGCATTATACAAAACGCGATAAATAGCAAAAAACACAGGGATTTGTAATACAAGTGGCAAACAGCCACCAAGCGGATTTGCACCATGTTTTTTATAAAGCTCCATCATTGAAGCTTGCAATTTCTGTGGATCGCCTTTATATTTTGCTTGTAAGTCTTTCATTTTGGGGGCTAATTCTTTTAGCTTTTGCATACCCACCATGCCCTTAAAGCTTAATGGGAATAGGATAATGCGTATAATGATTGTCAAAACGATGATGGCAACGCCCCAATTTCCAATATACTGATATAAGAAATCAAGCAATGCAAAGATGTATTTCGCAAAGAAAGTGATTCTGCCATATTCTACAACGCTTGTTAAATGCGGATTAATAGATTCTAAAACCCTATAATCTTTTGGTCCTATATAGCCATGCAATACTTCATTAGCACTGCTTACATTAATGAAAGGGGTGGGCAGTCCCTTGCTAAAAGCACCAATGCTAAGTGAAAGCGGCTTATCAATATTAAATAAAAGGCTTGTATAATATCTATCTACACTTGCTACATAGAGTGCATCATCAAAGTTTTCTCCCTCATTTTTTGCGTCTCCATCTTCTATTTTTTCAATCGAGCCATTATTTTTTTGCAATACTACGCCGTGGAATACATAGCTTTCAGAATCTGCATTTGGACGCATACCATTGCTGATTAGATATTGTGTCTGTTTGCTTAATTCTATTTGGACTTTATAGGTCATATTTGGTTCAATAGTGATAATCTTCTTTACCACTAAATCACCTAAATCCTGCGTTAAAGTAAGCGTTTCTGCTTTATCTGTAAGCACGATATGCGATCTGTCTGTGCTATATTTTATCTCACTTGATTTTTTTCTATAATTCTCATCAGTAAAAATCATTTGCAATGGATAAAGCGGCACATTATCTGCTAATAAAGGCAGTCTATCAAGCTTTTTATTCTCACCGCTCACCATACCAAAAAGTCGCCCAATATGTGTAAAAATGCCCTCTTGATGTGGCTGGGTGTATTTATCCGCCTTGAGATACACCTGCGTAATTGCACCTGATGTATCAATATCCATATCAAAATCTTGTGATTCTATACGCACGAGATTTTCTTTTATTTGTGGCACAGAAGTAGGAATGCCTTTCATAGTATTACTAGCGTTTGTTGATGAAGGCGGTGCAATTATATTTGCATTTGTATTCATCGCACTTTGTGGGATCACCTCATTTTCACTTTTAACACTAGAATCTGTTACTTGATTTGCTGCTTGTGGCTCTTTTATCGGTGGCTCTGGTGCAAAAAACTTTGACCATATCACAATAACTGCAAATGAAATGGCAACCGCTAAAATCAGCCTTAAATTACTTTGTTTATCCACTAAAAACCCTTAATATTTTATAAATGAATCGAAATTATATAAAATTTTTTCAATTTAAGCAAACAAGAATGTGAATCTACAAAAAAATATGTCGTTTTTGGTATAGATTTGATATAAGGTTTTGCTAAACTAGTTTGATACAATTTTATATTTTCAAATGTCCTTTGGCTTAGATATACGCTTGGAAAATCAAACCCACCATGAAAAAAAGGATTACAACGAAAGATTCTTAAAAGAATCTTTACATTCGCAATAAAAACATTATCAAATCGCAAAAGTAATAAAGCATACGAAGAACACGATGGATAAAAACGACAATTAGCCCCAAGCAAAGGCGAAATAGCATATCGATAGAATCTTACTAAATACATGGCTATTGTATTTAGGCTTTTTTGTTTATTTAAGCAAGGATTATTGCGTGATAAATTTTTTCTCAAGATAGTTTCCAATATAAGAAAATGGATAGCAAAGCATAAAGTAAATAAGCAGTATCGCACCATACACGATGAAATTAACACTTGTATCATGTCGCCCAACAACCTCAATCAACTGCTGCCCTACTTTTAAAAGCTCCACAACGCCAATAAGTGGCAAAAGCGAAGTGGTTTTAATGATTCTGCCAAAGAGATTTATGCTTGAGGGCATAAGAGCTTTTAGGGCTTGAGGGATAATTATGTAATATTCAATCTGCCATGTGCTAAAACCTAAAGCAAGAGCAGATTCTCTTTGGTGCTTTGGTATATTAAGAATACTTGCTCGGACTAAATCACCCATCTCAGCAATCCCCCACATACTAAAAACAATAATCCCACAAGTAATCGCACTGATATGTAAGTCAAAGCTACTAGGTATGCCATAATAGATAATAAAAAGCCATGCAATAAGCGGCACAATCCGCACAGATTCTAAAAAGAATCTACAAATATACTGCATAATCTTACTTTTTACAATCATAAGTCGCCCCATAATAAGCCCACCAACAACTGAAAAAATAATGCTAATCAATGCTACAAATAGCAAAACACCAACGCCATCTAAAACCCGCCATAGTGTTGTTAGACTAAAGAGTTCTCCCACTTTATGCCTTTATATTTTTTAATTTAATATTAATTGAAACATGCAATTATAACAGATTTTATATCCCTTAATCCATAATAGTAAATATGAAGAAAAATGAAATACATGTTATATGTGAAAATATGAATCTATCAAGTAATTTAGTTTCTATAAACCTTTGCCTGAATAGCTAAAAAGCCTAGATTAAAAGTCTTTTGTGTGTTTTGATGTAAAGATTCTATATCAATAAAAACTCTTATAACCTTTTAAAACATTCCACTACGAAAGGTAAGAGATTCGGCACCAATGCTATACCACCGATTATAAAAACTAAACAATAAAATTTTTTGTGCTCTCTTTTTTACTTTGCCTAAAAGATTCAATAACACATAAACATTTTTTGCAAAAAAAATAAAGTAAAAATAACCCTAAAGCAAGAGATTCTACTATCAAAAAATACAAAAATGCCTTATATGAATTAAACAATAGAGATAATCCATACAACAATATAAGACTTACTAGCACACTAAGGATAAAAATAAAAAAGCCTAAGCCAAAACCAACAATAAGGTTCTGTCCATCTAATGCCCTATATCTTTTCAATCTCTCTGCACTTGCAAACACACATAAAACAAAGATTAAGCCCACGCCAAAGTCATATAATACGCTAAAAATTTTTACATAAGAGTGTATAGGGTGATTCAATAAAAATAGCACGATTATACTAACACAATATCCAAAGAATAAAGGAAGCCCTACTAAGAATGCACTTTTGCGATAAAACAACACAGCAAAAAATAGAGTAAAAATATTGAGATGATAGACAAAATACATACCTATCGCCTCACTATTTACATAAGAGCTAAACATAGATAATTCTACTCATTTTTGACAAGAATATAAAATAACAAGCTATACAAAATCATACTCTAAATTAAAATATGTTTGGTAGTTTTGAAGTTCATGTTTCGTAATTATAACCATTATATATCTTGTGATTTTGCCATCACTTGTTATGCAGTTTTTAGCTATTCTTAAGTGTTTTTTAGATAGAATCCAGCTTATTGTTTTTATAAAAAAGGATAGACATGGAAGAAAGACTCTTTACATTTGCGGGGTTAATCAGCACCGACCATGCGTTTATTACAATCTTTTACACTATTTTATGTGCGGCTGTAACTATTGGCATTAGCATGTTTGCTGTGCGAAAACTACAAGCTGTGCCGACAGGTATGCAGAACTTTTATGAGTGGATTATCGGTGGTATGCTTTATATTGGTAAGGATTCTTTAGGTGAGAAGTTGGCACGCAAATATTTTCCTTTAGCTGGGACGATAGGCATTTTAGTGTTTTATTGCAATGTTATAGGTATGATTCCGGGATTTGAAGCACCTACCGCAAGCATTAGCTTTACTCTAGTGTTAGCTTTAATCGTGTTTTTTTACTACCACTTTGAGGGCATTAGGGCAAATGGTTTTGGGAAATATTTTGGACATTTTGCAGGTCCTATAAAGCTACTTTCACCATTGCTTTTCCCTGTTGAGATTATCTCACATTGTTCTCGTATTATCTCGCTATCGTTCCGTTTATTTGGGAATATACGCGGTGATGATATGTTTTTACTTGTAATGTTGCAGCTCGTCCCTTGGGTCGTGCCACTTTTACCATTTGGAATCCTTATGTTTATGGCTGTATTGCAGGCATTTGTATTTATGATTCTCACTTATGTATATTTGGCAAGTGCTGTTTTATTGGATGATGAGCATTAAAAAGCTACAAAGACAATGTATAAAACCGAAATGAGACGCTTTTTAGCGGCGATGGAGTTTTGTTATGGTTTTCTCTTTGGTGTAGCACTTTTTGGGGCAACTCTTACCTTTCTTATTACACCTGATTTGTTTCCGGCAATATTATTTGCTGTATGTGTTTTTGCTTTTTTTATTTTCCTTGCCGCTATCGTGCGTTATTGTATTATGCGTATAAAGATTGCTGATGAAATGTTACGCATAGCTTTAGAAACACAAGATTTACAAGAGCAATATTTGCAAAATAGAATCTCACAAGATAGCATTTCGCAAGATGGGCTTTTGCAAACCACACAAGCAACATATACGCAAGATGTGGAAAAATAGGTATATAGAGTCTCATTGTGTGTGGTTATGTGAAGTAAGCATTTTTTAGTTATATAGCAAGGGGTTGGGCTATGAAAACAAAAAAGAAGGATAAAAATACACAGCATATTGCGATCTTGCATGACTATCTAGCATTAATGCCACAAGACCCAAGTAAAAGAATGCAAACTTTTTTTAATCTACTTTATGTGCAAGATTCCCCACACTATATACTTTTAGAAAATCCTTTGCAAATACTAAAAAATGCTGAAGAATTAAAAGAGTGTGATATATATGAAGCCGCTAGTTTATTGCTTGCGTGTAATGAGAATAATCTCAATACTTTTATGATGATTCCAAGCTTTCTTACACTTTGCAAAGTTTGTTGTAAAAAGTTTGTGTCTATGCCTACAAAACATTATTTAAACTACATTAAATATTTACAAGCAAGCATTTTGTATCATATTGATTCTAAAGGTATAAAGCAAGTCATAAAGCATATAAAGCTATTGCGAGAACATGGTATTATAAGCTTCCATGAGCAAAAATGTATCGAGGTATTAACCCAGAGCGATATTACAGAATCACAAGAAAAGACAAGCACAAATAAAGCATTTGCAAACTCTTTTATACATTTATCCCCAGATAAAACGCCACTTTTTAATCAATTTAATGCCATAGCAAAAGTAAAAAAGATTCTAAAGAAACTCTCATGGACTAAGAATCTAGTCTTTCTTTGCGAAGAAGATTTCACTAAAAAAGTTGTAGTTTTAGGCGGACAAAAAACAGGAAAATCAACACTTCTAGCAACCATGCTTTATGATGGTAAAAAATCTACTGAATCTAACATGCCATTGGAAGCAAAAGTACCCATTGAATACCATTATGGTAAAGGTCTGGCTAGTGTAGTCTATATGCACTTAAATGATCTACAAACCCTGCAGGAATCGCCCATAATAGATACCGCAAAACATTATAAAAACTTGCAAGAAACCTTTCATGATTGCTTAAAAAATGGGAGTGAAAAAATAAAATATGAAAAAATCTATGATTCATATTTTAAGAATAATAAAATCGCTATTGTAGATCGCATTATTGTCCCACAGGATTATGTGTTGTTGCAGTTTATGAGATTTATTAATACCCCCTCACTCATACCCCAGACTTTTCGCCATTTGCAAGTGTATGACTATACCGCAAAAAGCGATATGATTCTGTATTTAGCTAATCTTAATGAGTTAAATGCGGTATTATCTTTTGATAAAATCATTGCTATATTACTGCGTTTAGTAAAAAAGCAGAATATCTCTCACATTCATTTTATTGTAACGCATATTGACAAGGCAAATATGACCTTGCGAAAAAAACAAAGCCTTTGCCAAAAAATACAAAATGCACTAGAAGAGCGGTTGAAACACGCACAAAAAGAAAGACAAAAAAGTCTTGCAAAGCTGCATTTTCACTTCATTACCGCAGGGGTAGCCCACTCAATGAGATGTGGGGCAAGTGCTTCTGAAAGTGGATTTGATATAGCAACTAGCGGGAT
Proteins encoded:
- a CDS encoding FluC/FEX family fluoride channel; translation: MLTKLALISLGGGIGVALRFYIGYSVVSILPSQYLHYSFIATFCINMLACFGIGLCVAMIKGQDSLLFVFLTIGLLGGFSTFLPLA
- a CDS encoding aldo/keto reductase; its protein translation is MKREELFITSKLFKAYATEDKAGKAYNESLKKLQIDYADLYLIHQPINDTYGAYRAMSKLYKQKRVRAIGVSNFSNARLMDFVQNFEITPAVNQIECHPHFQQIQAQRFCQKLGVQMEAWSPLKQARDNILQDKTLCEIGSKHNKTPAQVILRWIVQRGIVTIPASKNIAHMRENFNIFDFSLDRADLLKIAKLDTPHRMLDHANPDTIKWLNEREIGTTLKR
- the mnmE gene encoding tRNA uridine-5-carboxymethylaminomethyl(34) synthesis GTPase MnmE codes for the protein MNTIVAISSALAKSAISIIRLSGDEALHIASKLLKKDALENLLIPRKATLHRIYNEKGEMLDKAIVIYFKSPKSFTGEDIVEFQSHGGILVANEILKACLAFGATLAKAGEFSMRALRNNKLDLVELEATLALINNTNTNLTKLLTRNMDGKLSEMLESVRQEILNIIAQIEVNIDYSEEDLDKDILSKSVSTLLSIQARFQAILDSSRHYQKLQDIKLCIIGKPNVGKSSLLNLLLMQDRAIVSDIAGTTRDTITAMLDICGNLVSLTDTAGIHTSTDSIEMQGIEKSMKSARESEIILCVFDISKPMSKEDFEILDFLKSECSNKSVLIVLNKNDLAKQNTHDFTPFQTITLNTKDENNARLLKEKIANFLTMEIDNNTFVLTNATQSNLLESACKNLSIAKELLISGSLELASFELHQSLQSLGSMTKPYDVEDMLDSMFSQFCVGK
- a CDS encoding aldo/keto reductase codes for the protein MPILGFGTLKLGNQKETQKYVEQALEVGFRLFDTAQSYGNESSVGVSG
- the yidD gene encoding membrane protein insertion efficiency factor YidD, whose product is MIQVLISSCMVRYCLFTLCFAIHFLILETILRKNLSRNNPCLNKQKSLNTIAMYLVRFYRYAISPLLGANCRFYPSCSSYALLLLRFDNVFIANVKILLRIFRCNPFFHGGFDFPSVYLSQRTFENIKLYQTSLAKPYIKSIPKTTYFFVDSHSCLLKLKKFYIISIHL
- a CDS encoding adenylate kinase, translated to MIILIGGESYTGKMLLAQRLLEIYHYPYMSLDHLKMGFIKGLENPPFSVEEDSKITAFLWNIVVGIIETCIENEQNLILEGVSLEPKHVRNLLDSKPFASIKVLFLIFSKQYILKHYHTIKLKENTIEKRKESYVASKEQLIKEHSALKAQCKQYKLPFVEIQEDYENEMQGAVVMWAMSDK
- a CDS encoding F0F1 ATP synthase subunit A, which translates into the protein MEERLFTFAGLISTDHAFITIFYTILCAAVTIGISMFAVRKLQAVPTGMQNFYEWIIGGMLYIGKDSLGEKLARKYFPLAGTIGILVFYCNVIGMIPGFEAPTASISFTLVLALIVFFYYHFEGIRANGFGKYFGHFAGPIKLLSPLLFPVEIISHCSRIISLSFRLFGNIRGDDMFLLVMLQLVPWVVPLLPFGILMFMAVLQAFVFMILTYVYLASAVLLDDEH
- a CDS encoding Jag N-terminal domain-containing protein, with translation MKRFSANTLDAALIEATKHFDCSLTQIEYEVIQNPSSGFLGFLKKEAIIVATKKHNINTANTESTKPLETNIDSMNSTTSLNTETTQDTKESSATISAIDSKDSKINTSDNSLSNNKHIENMESNNQTDLNAKEYTSKESKDSDESDETPTKHTFIAKDLQTNKDNNTKSYANEFKADTLNKGPQESKAQEFKTRESQILESQITKPKTTDTKAAESSITDSKPTQTHANTKEIKQNTSIPHKKSIDERVQGDFDSTFYDKDSNVAWQDSTQSNAEQKKDIESICKEVQDELTELLSYLPLKLNKIHVEPYDDHTLFILIDGLDAALLIGQKGYRYKSLSYLLFNWIHTCYGLGVRLEIAQFLKNQEEMMRAYLGPIIESAKVNGKAQTKPLDGVLTHIALKMLRDALPNKYIVFRENADGEKYISISEFISNNNMRNNIHGFGNLPKY
- the yidC gene encoding membrane protein insertase YidC, which translates into the protein MDKQSNLRLILAVAISFAVIVIWSKFFAPEPPIKEPQAANQVTDSSVKSENEVIPQSAMNTNANIIAPPSSTNASNTMKGIPTSVPQIKENLVRIESQDFDMDIDTSGAITQVYLKADKYTQPHQEGIFTHIGRLFGMVSGENKKLDRLPLLADNVPLYPLQMIFTDENYRKKSSEIKYSTDRSHIVLTDKAETLTLTQDLGDLVVKKIITIEPNMTYKVQIELSKQTQYLISNGMRPNADSESYVFHGVVLQKNNGSIEKIEDGDAKNEGENFDDALYVASVDRYYTSLLFNIDKPLSLSIGAFSKGLPTPFINVSSANEVLHGYIGPKDYRVLESINPHLTSVVEYGRITFFAKYIFALLDFLYQYIGNWGVAIIVLTIIIRIILFPLSFKGMVGMQKLKELAPKMKDLQAKYKGDPQKLQASMMELYKKHGANPLGGCLPLVLQIPVFFAIYRVLYNAVELKNAPLMWWIHDLSVMDPYFVLPLLMGLSMYLQQALTPTTFTDPMQEKVFKWLPVIFTFFLITFPAGLILYWTINNLISIIQQLAINKMLESKRQKEIEEHTHKKHTHKTKNRQ
- a CDS encoding amino acid ABC transporter permease; the encoded protein is MGELFSLTTLWRVLDGVGVLLFVALISIIFSVVGGLIMGRLMIVKSKIMQYICRFFLESVRIVPLIAWLFIIYYGIPSSFDLHISAITCGIIVFSMWGIAEMGDLVRASILNIPKHQRESALALGFSTWQIEYYIIIPQALKALMPSSINLFGRIIKTTSLLPLIGVVELLKVGQQLIEVVGRHDTSVNFIVYGAILLIYFMLCYPFSYIGNYLEKKFITQ